In Anomalospiza imberbis isolate Cuckoo-Finch-1a 21T00152 chromosome 19, ASM3175350v1, whole genome shotgun sequence, a genomic segment contains:
- the AATK gene encoding serine/threonine-protein kinase LMTK1 isoform X3 yields MLACLCCKKGDIGFKEFENAEGDDYVTELSAQGSPAPQHGPEVYVLPLTKVSLPMAKQPGRSVQLLKSADLGRQSLLYLKEIGHGWFGKVFLGEVNSGISSTQVVVKELKASASVQDQMQFLEEAQPYRALQHTNLLQCLAQCAEVTPYLLVMEFCPLGDLKGYLRSCRGAEAMTPDLLTLQRMACEVACGVLHLHRNNYIHSDLALRNCLLTADLTVKIGDYGLSHCKYKTLHTWQDDYFVTADQLWVPLRWIAPELIDEVHGNLLVVDQTKASNVWSLGVTIWELFELGSQPYDHYSDRQVLAYAIKEQQLKLPKPQLKLSLSERWYEVMQFCWLQPEQRPTAEEVHLLLSYLCAKGATEAEEDFEKRWNSMKPNGSASGSHHGPELSSFPLLEQFSADGFPSDGDDILTVMETSHGLNFEYKWEHTKTEHFQAPLGSLSPSSAARYHDLYYPATTAGLSLGVSPSCYECKASGCPGVPTPGVVPILGAHSPSLGSEYYIRIEGPGEGSAELDYTMCTYSPVGERGALRPPACWRAQGGRSGGTYDSDSGSPTVSLSMEPLLGHAPAAEGSWECAEYYPYPCPGQEPRGYEPSPSHGAEGYLLEEQPSQPGSQDWPVPAFQPGVFADPLGVSPSGNCAYSPPGYGGTAGPSGTPPDCVALELGEDSPPSAPHPAGASPPPQRHPWASNSSSNNNIGSGSPREPPAGDSWCYRRMITFRGLMAKPLGTVPRGQPQLGGSPPGHDFLRPRQDQPPAMAGGSSSPCRSPSPRRRAWHGRDSSPCGPAQPGTLAERPAAPWGPAAAPPPAPGAPRDAHPEESSAGGSPARSPPPPAAAGPGEAAPPTAGTAAPSPGEPGADGAQPAAEPAEAPAEAAAESGACAASDADRTPDKTFSSSSFPSVDEGSDEDTAELTSGVFTDFSGEYTERAEAAPALRSLQKQVGTPDSLESLDIPSTASSCEVLSPGAFVPAGQPRALDSGYDTENNESPEFVLKEPHEPREPEAFSQLGKPPPGLPGGEGEAAAPETRLPSAPGAELAGLAEKSPYRDSAYFSDCDAEAERGHKDEGDSDGSRTPEAEEGPRSPLQDTGRGEDPLHPPGAPGSPPAAPGVAVAVPTAAAVALEGDWVGIEAGSSPEQAPGTKQNPAGTGLVPGSALRPDTDTCPPGSVTPKIFLLTPVPVSPGEPSAVGGTCVPDGVPGPGGATGGDKQTVTPVFGLGEQGLLLEGPGAGDAPGGPSTVLPGGESPPDLSPAPAAPERRDEPEEEEEDTEDSDESDEELRCYNIQEQSEESEEEPAAVPIVVAESQSGRNLRSLLKMPSLLSESFCEDLERKKKAVSFYDDVTIYLFDQESPTRELAEQSFPEPTLPSGQPPSPSGQPPASGSPPSPTDRLGASDDSSDGNASEESGGFEWDDDFPLMPVKPSLVASLPGTPAEPPAAVPALVPAQKQVLPIQFSRFTVSPAPVSRFSITHVSDSDMDSIGGSSEDGDRE; encoded by the exons atgTTGGCCTGTCTGTGCTGCAAGAAGGGGGACATTGGCTTCAAG GAGTTTGAGAACGCCGAGGGGGACGACTACGTGACAGAGCTGTCGGCCCAGGGCTCGCCTGCCCCCCAGCATGGCCCCGAGGTCTATGTCCTGCCCCTCaccaaggtgtccctgcccatggccaaGCAGCCGGGGCGCTCAG TGCAGCTCCTCAAGTCGGCGGACCTGGGGCGGCAGAGCCTGCTGTACCTGAAGGAGATCGGGCACGGCTGGTTCGGCAAG GTGTTCCTGGGGGAGGTGAACTCGGGCATCAGCAGCACCCAGGTGGTGGTGAAGGAGCTGAAGGCGAGTGCCAGTGTGCAGGACCAGATGCAGTTCCTGGAGGAAGCACAGCCCTACAG AGCCCTCCAGCACACCAACCTGCTGCAGTGCCTGGCCCAGTGCGCCGAGGTCACCCCGTACCTGCTGGTGATGGAGTTCTGCCCGCTG GGTGACCTGAAGGGGTACCTGCGGAGCTGCCGGGGGGCTGAGGCCATGACCCCGGACCTGCTGACGCTGCAGAGGATGGCATGCGAGGTGGCCTGTGGCGTCCTGCACCTGCACAGGAACAACTACATCCACAG CGACCTGGCCCTGCGGAACTGCCTCCTCACCGCTGACCTCACCGTGAAGATCGGGGACTACGGGCTCTCGCACTGCAAGTACAAA ACCCTGCACACTTGGCAGGATGACTACTTCGTGACGGCCGACCAGCTGTGGGTGCCGCTGCGCTGGATCGCACCCGAGCTCATCGATGAGGTGCACGGCAACCTGCTCGTGGTGGACCAGACCAAGGCCAGCAACGTCTG GTCGCTGGGCGTCACCATCTGGGAGCTGTTTGAGCTGGGCAGCCAGCCCTACGACCACTACTCTGACCGCCAAGTGCTGGCCTACGCCAtcaaggagcagcagctgaagctgCCCAAGCCCCAGCTGAAGCTGTCGCTGTCGGAGCGCTG GTACGAGGTGATGCAgttctgctggctgcagcccgAGCAGCGCCCCACGGCCGAGGAGGTGCACCTGCTGCTGTCCTACCTGTGCGCCAAGGGGGCCACGGAGGCCGAGGAGGACTTCGAGAAGCGGTGGAATTCCATGAAGCCCAACGGCAGCGCCAGCGGCAGCCACCACGGCCCCGAGCTCTCGTCCTTCCCGCTGCTGGAGCAGTTCTCGGCCGACGGGTTCCCCTCAGACGGGGACGACATCCTCACCGTCATGGAGACCAGCCACGGCCTCAACTTCGAGTACAAGTGGGAGCACACCAAGACTGAGCACTTCCAGGCCCCCCTGGGGtccctgagccccagcagcgCTGCCCGCTACCACGACCTCTATTACCCGGCCACGACGGCGGGGCTCagcctgggggtgtccccgtcCTGCTATGAGTGCAAGGCATCCGGCTGCCCCGGGGTGCCGACGCCCGGCGTGGTGCCCATCCTGGGCGCCCACAGCCCCTCGCTGGGCAGCGAGTACTACATCCGCATCGAGGGCCCCGGCGAGGGCAGCGCCGAGCTGGACTACACCATGTGCACCTACAGCCCGGTGGGCGAGCGGGGGGCCCTGCGGCCCCCGGCCTGCTGGAGAGCCCAGGGCGGCCGCAGCGGCGGCACCTACGACTCGGACTCGGGCAGCCCCACCGTGTCCCTGAGCATGGAGCCGCTGCTGGGCCACGCGCCCGCGGCCGAGGGCTCCTGGGAGTGCGCCGAGTACTACCCCTACCCCTGCCCCGGGCAGGAGCCGCGGGGCTACGAGCCGTCCCCCAGCCACGGGGCCGAGGGGTacctgctggaggagcagccctcccagccgggcagccaGGACTGGCCCGTCCCCGCCTTCCAGCCCGGTGTCTTTGCCGACCCGCTGGGCGTCTCGCCGTCGGGGAACTGCGCCTACAGCCCCCCGGGGTACGGGGGGACAGCGGGCCCGAGCGGGACCCCGCCGGACTGCGTGGCGCTGGAGCTGGGCGAGGACAGCCCCCCCAGCGCCCCCCACCCGGCCGGTGCCAGCCCCCCGCCTCAGCGCCACCCGTGGGCCTCCAACAGCTCCTCCAACAACAACATCGGCAGCGGCAGCCCCCGCGAGCCCCCGGCCGGCGACAGCTGGTGCTACCGCCGCATGATCACCTTCCGCGGGCTCATGGCCAAGCCGCTGGGCACGGTGCCCCGCGGCCAGCCCCAGCTCGGGGGGTCCCCGCCGGGACACGACTTCCTCCGCCCGCGGCAGGATCAGCCCCCCGCCATGGCCGGCGGCTCCTCCTCCCCGTGCCGCTCGCCCTCCCCGCGGCGGCGGGCCTGGCACGGCCGTGACTCATCACCCTGCGGCCCCGCGCAGCCCGGCACGCTGGCGGAGCGCCCCGCCGCGCCCTGgggccccgccgcggccccgccacCTGCGCCGGGGGCCCCGCGCGATGCCCACCCTGAGGAGAGCTCGGCCGGGGGAAGCCCTGCCCGCagcccgccgccccccgccgccgcggggccgggggaggCCGCTCCCCCCACGGCTGGCACGGCCGCCCCGAGCCCCGGCGAGCCCGGCGCGGACGGCGCCCAGCCCGCAGCGGAGCCCGCCGAGGCGCCCGCGGAGGCCGCGGCCGAGAGCGGCGCCTGTGCCGCCAGCGACGCCGACCGGACGCCGGACAagaccttctccagcagcagcttccccagCGTGGACGAGGGCAGCGACGAGGACACGGCCGAGCTGACGTCCGGCGTCTTCACCGACTTCTCCGGGGAATACACGGAGCGGgcggaggcggccccggcgctcAGGTCCCTGCAGAAGCAGGTGGGGACGCCGGACTCGCTGGAGTCGCTGGACATCCCCTCCACGGCCAGCTCCTGCGAGGTGCTCAGCCCCGGCGCCTTCGTGCCCGCCGGCCAGCCCCGGGCCCTCGACAGCGGCTACGACACCGAGAACAACGAGTCCCCCGAGTTTGTCCTGAAGGAGCCCCACGAGCCCCGAGAGCCCGAGGCCTTCAGCCAGCTGGGGAAGCCgcccccggggctgccgggggGCGAGGGCGAGGCGGCGGCCCCCGAAACGCGGCTGCCCAGCGCCCCGGGGGCCGAGCTGGCCGGCCTGGCCGAGAAGAGCCCGTACCGCGACTCTGCCTATTTCTCCGACTGCGACGCCGAGGCCGAGCGCGGCCATAAGGACGAAGGGGACAGCGATGGGTCCCGCACCCCGGAGGCAGAGGAGGGTCCCCGCTCCCCTTTGCAGGACACAGGGCGAGGAGAGGACCCGCTGCACCCTCCGGGGGCACCCGGCAGCCCCCCGGCAGCGCCTGGCGTCGCGGTGGCGGTGCCCACGGCAGCGGCGGTGGCTTTGGAGGGGGACTGGGTGGGGATAGAGGCCGGGAGCTCACCGGAGCAGGCGCCTGGCACCAAGCAGAACCCCGCTGGCACGGGGCTGGTGCCGGGCAGCGCCCTACGCCCTGACACAGACACCTGTCCCCCTGGCTCTGTGACCCCCAAGATTTTCCTCTTGACCCCGGTGCCAGTGAGCCCTGGGGAGCCATCAGCTGTTGGAGGGACCTGCGTGCCCGATGGTGTCCCTGGACCTGGGGGGGCCACAGGGGGGGACAAACAGACTGTGACCCCCGTGTTTGGGCTTGGGGAGCAagggctgctcctggagggcCCCGGGGCGGGCGATGCGCCAGGGGGTCCCAGCACGGTGCTCCCCGGGGGCGAATCACCACCGGATCTCTCCCCGGCCCCGGCTGCCCCTGAGCGCCGCGACgagccagaggaggaggaggaggacacaGAAGACAGCGACGAGTCGGATGAGGAGCTGCGCTGCTACAACATCCAGGAGCAGAGCGAGGAGAGCGAGGAGGAGCCGGCAGCTGTGCCCATCGTGGTGGCTGAGAGCCAGAGCGGCCGGAACCTGCGCAGCCTCCTCAAGATGCCCAGCCTGCTGTCCGAGTCCTTCTGCGAGGACCTGGAGCGCAAGAAAAAGGCCGTCTCCTTCTACGACGATGTGACCATCTACCTCTTCGACCAG gaaagCCCCACGCGGGAGCTGGCTGAGCAGAGCTTCCCAGAGCCCACCCTGCCTTCGGGGCAGCCCCCCTCACCTTCGGGGCAGCCCCCTGCCAGTGGCagtccccccagccccacggaCAGGCTCGGAGCCTCCGATGACTCTTCGGATGGTAACGCCTCGGAAGAGA GTGGTGGCTTCGAGTGGGACGACGACTTCCCACTGATGCCAGTGAAGCCATCCCTTGTGGCCTCGCTGCCGGGGACGCCGGCAGAGCCCCCCGCGGCCGTGCCCGCCCTGGTGCCGGCGCAGAAACAGGTGCTGCCCATCCAGTTCTCCCGGTTCACAGTCTCACCTGCCCCGGTGTCCCGGTTCTCCATCACCCACGTCTCCGACTCGGACATGGACTCCATAGGAG GCAGCAGCGAAGACGGTGACCGGGAGTGA